CCGTAGCCCTTCTAGCCGCCCTCCCGTTCGTGACCCGAGCCGCCCGGACAATCCACGTCCTTCGCCCCTGGCAGCCGCACAGCGGCGGCGGGTACCTCGCGCGGGCGGCCGCGCCGGTGCCGATCCCCGCAGCCTCATGGTCCAGGTTCACGCAACAGTTGCTGCTCGACCGATCCCGCGCCGAGTCCGAGAACAGCCGCCACCCGGCGGGTTCCGGCTCCGTGCTACGGCTACCCACACCCACGACTGCGACCGAACATCTCGACCCGGCCCCTCCAGACGTAGCGGCCGACGCGTTTCAGTCAGAAACAGCGGCGCCGGGACCGCCACCGTCACCAACATCCACCCTCACCGACCAGCTCGCCGCCGCCGAAGCCGACCTGAACCTCTCTACCACCGAACCGGAACCCGAACCGTCACCAACACGCACCCTCACCGACCGACTCGCCGCTGCTGTCCTCGAGATCTCCCCCGATCCGGATCAGCCTGCGACGTCGCCCGCCGTATGGCAAGGAGCAGCGGCTGCCGGGGGGCCTGTGGACACGGCGGGTGAGAAGGTAGCCGAGGCGATAGGGATTCCCAAGGTGCGTCTCCTGAGGTTGTGCGGGAACGAGTGGGGTATGAAGCTTCCAAGGTACAGCTTGCTGGCGCTGATCGCGTACCGGGGGGAGGCGACGGTGGCCGAGACGTATCGGGCGTTGGGCACGTCCCGGTCCGCGGCGAAGTCGCTGCTATGGCGGGCCCGCAAGGCGGGGTGGGTGACCTGGGACGGCCGCCAGTATTGGCGGCTGGCTGAGGGGGTCGTCACGGACCTAGCCGCCCTGAACGCTGCTGTGCTGCGCGGCGAGGAGGAGGTAGCGGTGACGCTGGCCGAGGGGCTGGGTCGGCCGTTACATCGGGCAGAGGGTCCCATGGCTGCTTGGATCGACGACCCGATCTACGCCATCAGACGTTCCGTCCGTGGCGACCTGGTGGAAGAAGCCGCCAACGCGCTGGCCGCCGCGGT
This is a stretch of genomic DNA from bacterium. It encodes these proteins:
- a CDS encoding helix-turn-helix domain-containing protein, coding for MRAVTYVTRRWGTADGRANTWRWVVSVVIVAGYVLAARWLWSRDLIPSQLADVTTPWYRIRQQGEPDETLIPLAVAVALLAALPFVTRAARTIHVLRPWQPHSGGGYLARAAAPVPIPAASWSRFTQQLLLDRSRAESENSRHPAGSGSVLRLPTPTTATEHLDPAPPDVAADAFQSETAAPGPPPSPTSTLTDQLAAAEADLNLSTTEPEPEPSPTRTLTDRLAAAVLEISPDPDQPATSPAVWQGAAAAGGPVDTAGEKVAEAIGIPKVRLLRLCGNEWGMKLPRYSLLALIAYRGEATVAETYRALGTSRSAAKSLLWRARKAGWVTWDGRQYWRLAEGVVTDLAALNAAVLRGEEEVAVTLAEGLGRPLHRAEGPMAAWIDDPIYAIRRSVRGDLVEEAANALAAAVEKWPHRVVFRAAVDRIYGDAA